The segment TTCTTTGGATAATTCAATGGCTTTCTGGAGATGTTCTTCAGCAATGGAAACCTCCCCGAGGCGCATACAGACCACACCAAGGCTATTGAGTAGCATTAGTGATTCCTCTGTCACCTTGTCGTGTAGCTCACTGTACACCTCCCATGCTGCCTGAAAGCATTGCTTAGCCTCCGTGAGCCTATTAAGCTCCAGCAATGTCTGTCCGTACCAATTTTTCGTCATTCCCCACAATTCACGGAGATCCCGCAAATCCTCCTCCACATTCGGGACACGAAGCTTCTCCTCGAGCTTCTGTAGTGTCCAATCGAAGCCCTGTCGTGCCTTCTCGAGATTCCCCTGCAAACCAGCCATATGGGCAATTTTGGAGCTAATATGGagcatttttatgtgattCTCCTGGAAACCATCGCCAAAGAGACGTTGCATAACATTCACAAAGAGCTTCTCAGCCTTCTCGAAGTCTCCGCGTTCCAATGCCAAATTAGCCATCACGTCGTAAATGTAGGTAATTCCATCTTTGCTCTGCAACTCCTGAGCCATCCGGAGAGCAACGTGAAGCATCTGTTCTGCCTTATTGTGCTCCCCACGCTGAACACACAGAATTGATCGCTTAATAGTCATTATGAGCTTGTCCTCTGGGGTCTCCTCGCGCTCTTCGCGTGTCTTGAAGATGTTCCAGAAgtagaaactccccaaaaggATATGTCCTCTGTAGCCAGCTGTGGGGAATTGAAGGGCAGGAACAAAGTGAGATTTTCGCGGGAATCCCCATCTGACATCCACAGATCTGCGTGTAGAAATACACTCTAAAGTACTACGAATACGATGGAATATCCTACTTCCTAGTCGGATTGcgttaaattgcatttttatgagattttaacTTGGATGAAAACTCTTTAATAAAAACGTAAAAGTCAAATAGGAAAACATTAGAGGTTTGTGCCAAAAATTATAGGCggcttttttgatttttctgttttcttGCTATCAAGACACAATTTCCCGCAATTTCCGCTTTTCCTGTAACAAAGAGACTCATATAAACAGGAAACATTAATTCTTGAGGGTTTCAGGTCTATTCTTTGCataaattctccaaaaaaaaaacgttaaaaaattcgAAATATCCGGATTTCCGAACGAAAGGGGAAATAGCAGGGTGCGTTGATGGGTTCTTTCGTTCAATCGCCGATACCACACAAAGTTGtgatgacattttttctaaccTCAATCGTTACTTGCATTTTCTTGGTTTGTTTTCCCAGCTAAATCCAgaaattgacttaaaaataaatcatggAGACCATAATTGGGCTTAAAGGAAAGGATTTTGTGATGGTGGCCGGTGACTGTACCAACGCACGCTCAATTATTATGCTGAAAGAAGGTAAAAACTAGGAGAAATCATAGCTTAGAATGACCGGGCATGTTTTCGTGGACGttccatgaaaattttgtcTATTTCCTCCTGACCAATTGTCCTTTCTGGTGCTTCCAGATGAGAATAAGATCACCAAAATCTCGGATAATCTCATGATAGCCACAACTGGAGAATCCGGGGATACAGTGCAGTTCACGGAGTACATTGGGAAGAACATTGCCCTCTATAAGATGCGCAATGGCTACGAATTGGGCCCCAAATCTGCTGCCCACTTCACAAGGAAGAACCTCGCTGACTGCCTCAGGTCGCGTTCGCCGTACTTTGTAAATCTTCTCGTTGCGGGGTACGATGAGAAAGAGGGCTCAGAATTGCACTTCATTGATTACCTGGCCAATGCAAAGTCCGTGAATTATGCTGGACACGGCTACGGTGGGATGTT is part of the Lutzomyia longipalpis isolate SR_M1_2022 chromosome 3, ASM2433408v1 genome and harbors:
- the LOC129791980 gene encoding proteasome subunit beta type-2, with translation METIIGLKGKDFVMVAGDCTNARSIIMLKEDENKITKISDNLMIATTGESGDTVQFTEYIGKNIALYKMRNGYELGPKSAAHFTRKNLADCLRSRSPYFVNLLVAGYDEKEGSELHFIDYLANAKSVNYAGHGYGGMFCASIFDRYYNANISQEDAYEILKKCVAEIQKRLVINLSTFNVAVVDKNGMRYLDNITSKTPAQIAAA
- the LOC129791936 gene encoding tetratricopeptide repeat protein 19 homolog, mitochondrial, giving the protein MQFNAIRLGSRIFHRIRSTLECISTRRSVDVRWGFPRKSHFVPALQFPTAGYRGHILLGSFYFWNIFKTREEREETPEDKLIMTIKRSILCVQRGEHNKAEQMLHVALRMAQELQSKDGITYIYDVMANLALERGDFEKAEKLFVNVMQRLFGDGFQENHIKMLHISSKIAHMAGLQGNLEKARQGFDWTLQKLEEKLRVPNVEEDLRDLRELWGMTKNWYGQTLLELNRLTEAKQCFQAAWEVYSELHDKVTEESLMLLNSLGVVCMRLGEVSIAEEHLQKAIELSKEIPDFVEANVFRANLGLVYLQQGLLKKATEICSLSWRLSKKAENETSLEQANYCLEQIRSHREGKTKNK